DNA from Candidatus Eisenbacteria bacterium:
TTTATCAGGGGAGCGGCGCGATCCAAGGGCGGCAAGCCGATCATTGCCATTCCGGCAACGGCAAAAAATGGGACACTTTCACGAATCGTTCCCTTCTTGAAGCCCGGCGCTGGTGTTGTGACAACACGTGCGGATGTCCATTATGTTGTCACTGAATTTGGGGCGGTGGACCTGTTCGGGAAAAATCGCCGGGAAAGAGCGGTGTCATTAATAAAGATTGCGCACCCGGATTTCCAACAGGAACTTGAGAATGCAGCCAGAGAAATGAACCTGCTTTTCTAAAAGTGATTTCTTTAATATGGGCAGGCCAGTGCGCCAGGAGGACGAAAATGATGATGCGTCTATTCCGTCTTGCCGGGATCATAGCTTTAGTTTCTCTTCCTATGCTTCTCATGATCGGCTGTTCAGCCACCAAGAATAAGAAAGGCGGCCCGGAGGTCGACTCCAAATGGGTTGTTACATCTGAAGAAAAACCTGGATCTCCCAAGACTCCACCTTGGGATATAACTCCAAAGGATTCTGAGGATGGCCCGATAACTCTGGACCCCTCAGGTTTTCAGAAGGATCCAGCCGGGGCGCCGGTCGATGATCCATTCTACCCTCCTGAGATCAAGAAGATCAGAATTTATCGGAATCAGCAAAAACCGAAGTGCCCCTACGAAAAAATCGGTTTTGTCCGAGCGCAGAACCTAGACGCCGATCACGCCGAAAATATGTTGAAGGTTAAGATCAGCGCATTGGGCGGTCATGGGGCCGTTGATGTCAAATGGTTCACTTTTGATACAGATCACGGCGAAGAGACTTGGCTCTTGGGAACCGCTTTTGTATTCACCGACTCCAACTGTACCGAAGGCTGGTAGCCTGCCATCATACGGTATGTTTTGTTGCCAGATGGCGAATTGGTGTTTTGGGCCCCGGGCGTTATCTATTCGCCGGTTTCTTCCAGATAGAGGGTCAATTTTCTAAGATCAAGGGCCGCGGCCAAAAGATTTCGATAGGCGGGGTATTGATCGGGCTCGATTGCCCTGTCATTCCATTTCAATTCATATTCGACCCGTAGATATTGATCGTCGGTGGACGGAGTCAATGTATAGGAAGTCTCATGCCAAGAGTATGCCTCGGCGTTGACAGGGTTCAGAAGTTTGCAGGATTTTGGGAATTTGACAATCCAAGTCAGGTTGATTTGTGTCTGGTTTAATGGAAAGAGCCTGGATCGGCACACGCTATAAACGGGGTTCATCCCTTGTGGCCGGAGATCCTTCAAGTCAAGAGGAGGCAGAGGGAGGCTCACAGGGATGCGTCCCCGCTCATCCTTCTCGGGTATCGGTGCGGTGACATTCACCTGGAAAAGCATCCGGTCGGGCGATGATTCCAAAATCCGGATTTTATCGATGGAGGTGCTGTCGGCCCAACCTTCAGCCCATGCTTCGATCGCGCCTTCCGGATTTTTATGTTCCATGAGCAGGGTCCGGGGACCGCTGAGACAGCCGTCGGCCTTGCCGGCGCCGCTCTCCAAATCCCAAAATATGTCGATCTGAATGATATCAATTCCATTCGCCGGATCGATCCAATGGGGAATACCTGGATAGATGGCCAGCTGCGGCCATGAAGCGGCCGCGATGCGGAGTGATTGTACAATTCCCGTAGATGGATTTACCATGAAAAGATCACCGTTCCGGCCCACAACTTGAAGGATGGGATCGGCAAAAGGCTCAAGAGAGGGGACATTGTGGCTCAGGGTCATCCATCGTGAAGGAAGGAGCACTTGAAATTCGTAGTTGTTGCTGCGGCAGAAGGCGGCGAAGAGGAGAGAGCGTTCAAGGGGTGTCGCCGTTGATGTTTGTAAAATGCGCTCCAGGGAGCGGGGGCTCCGGGTGGATCGGAGCGGTGTGTAACGGATCAAAGCCGTATGATCCCGGCAGACTCCAGCCCAAGCCTCCATCTTTTCCAGGTCGCCGATGAACGGAGCCGCCTTCTCCAGGTAGGTCATGAGCGGGTCAATCGATACGATATCCGAGAGGTTCTCCCCCAGAGCGGCGCCAAGACTTGCGGCAAGGAGATCCCAATCCTTTTGGGCCGAAAGATTGATGGCGGATGATTGATCACCGATCCGATAGCTTGAATCGCCGGGACCGGGAGGAATGTTTTCTATCCGCCAAAGGAGACTGTTGTTTTCCCGTCGGGGTTCAGGGATAGAGAAGAGGGTTCCCGATGGATTCACCGATTCCCCATGCAGAGCGCCTTCAACGAAGATCTCCATTTCCAAAACCGGATAGGTATCCTGAGGGAATATCGTTTCGTTAAATGGAATCTCGGAAGGTCGGATATCACGAAGGGTCCAATCCAAGAGGATCGTGGTGCCGGGCTCCAGGCCGACATGAGTGACGACCATCTCGCGCTGGGTAAGATAATCCACCGATAAGTCAAGCGCGTCCGGGGTGACCTCATTGGCGGCGTTTTCCGGCGAATCCTGAAATGATCCATCGGGGAAGTAGGTTCGGGCTTTATGAAGGGTCAGCTCCTGGCGACTCGAATCGTATGCGATGCGAGGATCACCCAGAATCTCGAGGGCATGTTCGCTGCGGATCTGAATCAATCGCTGATGCCGGAATTCAAGCCGGCCGTCGTCGAATTTGTAATAGCGTCCGTCGAAAAGAACAAAGCCGTCATTTTCATCCGAGAGAATCAGAGGAGGAGCAGCCAGAACCCGTTGAACCATTTCGGATTCATTCAATGGCCCGCTGGTCCCCGTCGCGGCCCTTACGCTGGAAAGGTTCGCAAAGAGAATGAGTGAGGCGATCAGCAGCCATCCAATGATATATCTTTTATTCATGATTCTCCTCACCTTGTTCCATAAAGAGATTCGTCGGCCTGCTCTTGAAGCGCCTTGACGACCTCCTGCAGCTCGGGGATCAGACCGGAGGGTATCATCCGTTTCTCAATTTTGAGCTCACCGTGCAGATGGAGGGACGGACCCTTTGCTTCCCATTCCAGTGTTGCAGCGCCCATCTCGGCTTTTCTGTCAAGGTTCTCCGGCGGCTCAATTTTGAAGCCGTCGGGCAATGTTATCTTTTCTTCGATCTGGATCAATTGGGGGGCCCAGAGAAAGAGGTCGTGTTCACGGGTCGGTTCGATGGGAACCGCGGCAAACCGCGACCAAGCGGGGTTGTGGGCCAGCAGAGTGAGAGATGGGGAGCTGAAGATAATATCCTTTCCAATGAAATCGGCGTAGCCGGGGATAGCGTATTTGATTTCAATGCTCATATCTCCCGAGAAATCCCGATGATCCCCGAGTGTATAATCACTGATGATGATCCGGTCAGAGAGTTGGCCGAAACGTCGTTCCAAAGACTGTTTCAAATCACGCTTTAATTGACCTGCCACTAAATTTCTTAGTCCTCCGTCGGAAATGCCACGGCCGGAAATTTTGAAAACGCCATTTAGAGACCCATCCTTTGAGATCCGAGCTTCATTCCGTACAGTGAGGAGGTTCTCAGCCGGATCAAAAGCCGGGATGATGCTCAATCCGTCACCCTCTGGATTTCCGATGACATAGTTTTGTTCACCTTCCCAGCGGCTCCAAATCGGGCGGTTCCATGGAGCCCAGGTTGGATCCAGCATGATCGTTTCGCCCTTCTCCGTTTCAAGGGCGACCACGCAATGATTAAACTGATCGGCCGGAAGATCTTCCACCCTTGAACCGGCCATTGTCATCGCGGCATAGGTTTTAAACCCGGCGGATCGCAGCATTGTCACGAGCATGCCAGCGATATCCTTGCAGACACCGCACCGGTCTTGAAAGGTCATCGAGCTTGGATGAATTGTATATCCTTCGCCGGCGCCCATATTCAGGCCGCTATAACGGATGTTCTGCGCAACCCAGTGGAGGAGTAGAGCCATTTTATCTTCATCGCTTTGAGCGGCGGAAACGATGTCTTGTACTTTGGCGTCGATCTCCGGTGTTGATTCAAAGACCCACTCATTTGTTTCATAAAACCAGCGGCTCTTATCTTCCCAATTTTCAACGGTAGCCATGACCACTTTGGGGACGAAATCGCTGAGATCGGGCATTCGGGATTCATAAGTAACGGCGGAAATCCTCTCGCTCCAGAATCGGTAGATGAAAGCTTCGTCCGTGAATCGGAGGCTGCTCATCAAATCGCCATTATACATTGAATATTGCAGAGGTTTATCGCGAGGCAACCGGACCTCATAAACTTTCTCAACCATGGGAAGGTCGCCTTGAAATAAAACGACGTCATAGAAGTGGCCTCGCATGGGAGGGATGTAGAGGCTGTCTTCCGAGGCGACAGGGGTGAAGGACGACGGCTCCTCTGTGAGATAGGCTATTTGGAAGCCTTTCATATATGTTAAGATTTCCACCGCGTCTCCCGGCATCAGCCGGGGAAGACCCAAGACCTTCATTCTTCCACCCCAATATATGAGGTCGGCCGGTGCGGTGACGTCAACCGCCGTTTCTGGATCAACATCAATTGTGGTGGAGTCTGCGTGGTATATGCGGACACTGCGAATTTCAATGATATTGGAGCTGGTATCATAATCAAAACGAAGAGCCCGGGTGGCCACGGCGCCGGCAGGTTTCAATATTTTAATGAATTGATGATGATATCTGTGACTTAATCCACTCTCCTCAACCTCGATCGTCGTTCGATCAAAGAGCAGAATGCGATCAGCCTCTTCAAAAATCGGGTCGGATGGTTCAGACATAAGGGCCAGTGCATCGGGCGATGGTATGTTCGCAGGTGGGTCAATGGCATGAACGCTCCCGCAGAAAAGTGTAAGGGCGAGAATCACGAACAAAAACCGCATTATTTCTCCTTCCGCCCGGAGGCGGTCTCCGGGATCGACTTCATCGTTGCGTCGTATCCCATCCTGTCATGATATTGCGGATGATCTCTTCCATCCGATGGAGGATGCGATCTGCAAAGGCTGTACATTTATCTTCCGTCAAACGGGCAAAGTCGACGGGTGATTCCGGATGGTCATAGATGATGACGGGTCTCGGGGTCGGTATGGCCGTGACTCCCTTGAAACGGTAGTAGGCCGGAACCGCTTTTTGTGGAAGGTGATTTCGGATTTCGGGATGCAGGCCGAGGAGAAGCCCCATCTCGTCTATGCCGGCATGCCCCATGCCGCCCTCACCGAAGATCTCGACGGCATCGGGTTGCCCCTCGAACCACCAATCAATAACCGCGACATAGAGATTGATCTCTCGAAACAGGCGACCTGCGGCTTTCTCCAGGGTCGCCGTATTGCCTCCATGTCCATTAATGACCAAGAGCCTCTTCAGACCGTGCCGGGCAAGCGAACGGCCCAATTCAAAGAGAAACGAATCGAGAACTGCTTCGCTCAATGAACATCCGCCGGGGTAGGCCAGCAGGGATCCCGTAATCCCATACGGCATCAGCGGAAGGGTCGGCAATTCCAGCCGTGTCGAAAGATGCCGGCACAGAGCTTCGGGGATCAGGTTGTCGGTTCCTACCGGGCCGCCATTGTGGGCTTCTATTGTCCCGATCGGGAGGAGCGCCGTTTCAAAGGGGTGGCGGGCATGATCACCGGTTGACAAATTCTGCCATTCCATAGGGACACCTTCCAAGGTTATCGGTTCGTTTGATATGGGAAACCCGCCAAGAGACGCATCCACAGAGGTTCCCATCCGAAGGTTCGGTTGGAACGGAGTCTATAGGGAAAGAAAGCGACCGGCAAGTCCGGAGCATTAAACTCTCTTGCCGGCCGGTGGTATGGGATATGATGGGTGTGGAAGCTGTTTCAGAATTCCGCCCATGGATCGCAACAGCCCGAACGCCGGATCGTATACTCCAGAGAGTCCCCGAATCTCTTCAGTCGAAGGAAAGGATGGATGGCGATGACCTTTCGTATGTTATGGAACGCCTTTTTGTTCCTTGGGATGTGTCTCTTCCCCGCTTGTCAAAATAATCCCTCAACGGAGTTGCGGCTGGAAGATCTCGAACCGGATCAGTCGGTGAATGGCTTCAGGGTCCTGAATCTCTATGAGGATGGCTCTGAGCAGATCCTCGGCGCCCGCTTTATAAACGAGAAAAGCGGTTTTCTGGT
Protein-coding regions in this window:
- a CDS encoding DUF3857 domain-containing protein; the protein is MNKRYIIGWLLIASLILFANLSSVRAATGTSGPLNESEMVQRVLAAPPLILSDENDGFVLFDGRYYKFDDGRLEFRHQRLIQIRSEHALEILGDPRIAYDSSRQELTLHKARTYFPDGSFQDSPENAANEVTPDALDLSVDYLTQREMVVTHVGLEPGTTILLDWTLRDIRPSEIPFNETIFPQDTYPVLEMEIFVEGALHGESVNPSGTLFSIPEPRRENNSLLWRIENIPPGPGDSSYRIGDQSSAINLSAQKDWDLLAASLGAALGENLSDIVSIDPLMTYLEKAAPFIGDLEKMEAWAGVCRDHTALIRYTPLRSTRSPRSLERILQTSTATPLERSLLFAAFCRSNNYEFQVLLPSRWMTLSHNVPSLEPFADPILQVVGRNGDLFMVNPSTGIVQSLRIAAASWPQLAIYPGIPHWIDPANGIDIIQIDIFWDLESGAGKADGCLSGPRTLLMEHKNPEGAIEAWAEGWADSTSIDKIRILESSPDRMLFQVNVTAPIPEKDERGRIPVSLPLPPLDLKDLRPQGMNPVYSVCRSRLFPLNQTQINLTWIVKFPKSCKLLNPVNAEAYSWHETSYTLTPSTDDQYLRVEYELKWNDRAIEPDQYPAYRNLLAAALDLRKLTLYLEETGE
- a CDS encoding DUF3857 domain-containing transglutaminase family protein produces the protein MRFLFVILALTLFCGSVHAIDPPANIPSPDALALMSEPSDPIFEEADRILLFDRTTIEVEESGLSHRYHHQFIKILKPAGAVATRALRFDYDTSSNIIEIRSVRIYHADSTTIDVDPETAVDVTAPADLIYWGGRMKVLGLPRLMPGDAVEILTYMKGFQIAYLTEEPSSFTPVASEDSLYIPPMRGHFYDVVLFQGDLPMVEKVYEVRLPRDKPLQYSMYNGDLMSSLRFTDEAFIYRFWSERISAVTYESRMPDLSDFVPKVVMATVENWEDKSRWFYETNEWVFESTPEIDAKVQDIVSAAQSDEDKMALLLHWVAQNIRYSGLNMGAGEGYTIHPSSMTFQDRCGVCKDIAGMLVTMLRSAGFKTYAAMTMAGSRVEDLPADQFNHCVVALETEKGETIMLDPTWAPWNRPIWSRWEGEQNYVIGNPEGDGLSIIPAFDPAENLLTVRNEARISKDGSLNGVFKISGRGISDGGLRNLVAGQLKRDLKQSLERRFGQLSDRIIISDYTLGDHRDFSGDMSIEIKYAIPGYADFIGKDIIFSSPSLTLLAHNPAWSRFAAVPIEPTREHDLFLWAPQLIQIEEKITLPDGFKIEPPENLDRKAEMGAATLEWEAKGPSLHLHGELKIEKRMIPSGLIPELQEVVKALQEQADESLYGTR
- a CDS encoding creatininase family protein, whose product is MEWQNLSTGDHARHPFETALLPIGTIEAHNGGPVGTDNLIPEALCRHLSTRLELPTLPLMPYGITGSLLAYPGGCSLSEAVLDSFLFELGRSLARHGLKRLLVINGHGGNTATLEKAAGRLFREINLYVAVIDWWFEGQPDAVEIFGEGGMGHAGIDEMGLLLGLHPEIRNHLPQKAVPAYYRFKGVTAIPTPRPVIIYDHPESPVDFARLTEDKCTAFADRILHRMEEIIRNIMTGWDTTQR